The proteins below are encoded in one region of Pantoea sp. At-9b:
- a CDS encoding ROK family protein, giving the protein MKTSGTNLEHARAHNRRVIIEAIRLHGELTRAELARLTALTPQTVSNIVAELEEAELLASRQPRKQGRGQPAIPVTLNPASAWSIGIHLDHQTLLIVLVDLTGEIHFRRLILVQKPQPDATLARIAEVLAEIKTQLGARWNKVLGIGVVMPGPFGVEGISSVGPTTLNGWENVNIETELAAMSGLPVTLENDATVAAIGERFHGVARQLNSFIYLYIGTGLGAGIFTDGHIYTGHAHNAGEVGHIVIDPQGRECYCGNKGCLERYVSLQAAYEFCGLDPMSALPDDLLEVDPALFDRWIDSVLAPLRQAINMLECVFDAESVIIGGMMPATLLDKIVQRLPPLYQSVRGRYLTGSRLKTGMTGSDTAALGAAALPIFDEFNPQFQVLMK; this is encoded by the coding sequence ATGAAAACCTCGGGAACTAATCTGGAACACGCGCGTGCGCATAATCGCCGTGTCATCATCGAAGCCATTCGCCTGCATGGTGAATTGACGCGGGCAGAACTGGCACGGTTGACGGCGTTAACGCCGCAAACGGTATCCAATATCGTGGCGGAACTGGAAGAAGCGGAGCTACTCGCCAGCCGCCAACCGCGCAAGCAGGGACGGGGACAACCGGCGATTCCGGTGACGTTAAACCCCGCCAGCGCCTGGTCGATCGGTATCCACCTTGATCATCAAACGCTGTTAATTGTGCTGGTGGATTTGACCGGTGAAATCCATTTTCGTCGCCTTATTCTGGTGCAAAAGCCCCAACCCGATGCCACTTTAGCGCGCATCGCCGAGGTACTGGCAGAGATCAAAACGCAACTTGGCGCGCGCTGGAATAAGGTGCTGGGGATTGGCGTGGTGATGCCCGGACCTTTCGGGGTAGAGGGGATCTCTTCGGTCGGTCCGACCACCCTGAACGGTTGGGAAAACGTCAATATCGAAACCGAACTGGCCGCGATGAGCGGTTTACCGGTGACGCTGGAAAACGATGCGACGGTGGCGGCGATTGGTGAACGTTTCCATGGTGTGGCGCGTCAGCTTAACTCCTTTATTTATCTCTATATCGGCACCGGGCTGGGAGCGGGTATCTTTACCGACGGCCATATTTATACCGGCCATGCGCACAATGCCGGTGAGGTGGGGCATATTGTTATCGATCCGCAGGGGCGTGAGTGTTACTGCGGCAACAAGGGTTGTCTGGAGCGCTATGTTTCGTTGCAGGCCGCTTATGAATTTTGTGGACTGGACCCGATGAGTGCGCTGCCGGACGATTTGCTCGAAGTGGACCCGGCATTGTTTGATCGCTGGATCGACAGCGTGCTGGCACCACTGCGCCAGGCGATCAATATGCTGGAGTGCGTTTTTGATGCCGAAAGTGTGATTATCGGCGGCATGATGCCTGCCACGCTGCTGGATAAAATCGTCCAGCGTTTGCCACCGCTGTACCAGTCCGTGCGTGGGCGCTATCTCACCGG